In Cherax quadricarinatus isolate ZL_2023a chromosome 35, ASM3850222v1, whole genome shotgun sequence, the following are encoded in one genomic region:
- the LOC128694991 gene encoding mitochondrial intermembrane space import and assembly protein 40 isoform X2, which translates to MSYCKQEGKDRVVFVTEEDHNAPAAVSLPEEDEPPGLIQPDGEINWACPCLGGMTTGPCGVEFRESFTCFHYSTADPKGSDCFEPFSRMTECMSQYPNVYGSKNDDREMPKDELTSEDSSEIGHSEVSAKA; encoded by the exons ATGTCTTACTGTAAACAGGAAG GAAAGGATCGTGTTGTTTTTGTGACTGAAGAGGATCACAATGcacctgcagctgtgtcattgcctgaggaggatgaacctccag GACTAATACAACCAGATGGAGAGATCAACTGGGCTTGTCCATGCTTAGGAGGCATGACCACAGGTCCTTGTGGTGTTGAGTTCCGGGAATCATTTACATGTTTCCATTACTCAACTGCAGATCCCAAAGGAAGTGACTGTTTTGAACCTTTCAGTCGAATGACAGAGTGTATGTCTCAGTACCCTAATGTTTATGGTAGTAAAAACGATGATAGAGAGATGCCCAAAGATGAATTAACAAGTGAAGATTCATCAGAAATAGGACACTCGGAAGTCTCTGCTAAGGCATAG
- the LOC128694991 gene encoding mitochondrial intermembrane space import and assembly protein 40 isoform X1, with translation MSYCKQEGKDRVVFVTEEDHNAPAAVSLPEEDEPPAGLIQPDGEINWACPCLGGMTTGPCGVEFRESFTCFHYSTADPKGSDCFEPFSRMTECMSQYPNVYGSKNDDREMPKDELTSEDSSEIGHSEVSAKA, from the exons ATGTCTTACTGTAAACAGGAAG GAAAGGATCGTGTTGTTTTTGTGACTGAAGAGGATCACAATGcacctgcagctgtgtcattgcctgaggaggatgaacctccag CAGGACTAATACAACCAGATGGAGAGATCAACTGGGCTTGTCCATGCTTAGGAGGCATGACCACAGGTCCTTGTGGTGTTGAGTTCCGGGAATCATTTACATGTTTCCATTACTCAACTGCAGATCCCAAAGGAAGTGACTGTTTTGAACCTTTCAGTCGAATGACAGAGTGTATGTCTCAGTACCCTAATGTTTATGGTAGTAAAAACGATGATAGAGAGATGCCCAAAGATGAATTAACAAGTGAAGATTCATCAGAAATAGGACACTCGGAAGTCTCTGCTAAGGCATAG